The following coding sequences lie in one Arachis hypogaea cultivar Tifrunner chromosome 9, arahy.Tifrunner.gnm2.J5K5, whole genome shotgun sequence genomic window:
- the LOC112710314 gene encoding MLP-like protein 43 has translation MTTSQVQKIETEFPIKADAKEFYDVFCNKTHQVAKAWPDIVKSVVIHEGEWGTERSIISWNYVYDGKACVAKEIIEDIDKEDNKMSFRVLEGDLLNHYKSFKFLLHVVPKKEGGSMVHWTIEYEKINDNTSDPHTLLQLVVDMSKQIEAHLLKK, from the exons ATGACAACATCTCAAGTCCAGAAGATAGAAACAGAGTTTCCTATTAAGGCAGATGCTAAGGAATTCTATGATGTTTTCTGCAACAAGACACACCAAGTTGCCAAGGCTTGGCCTGATATTGTAAAGAGTGTTGTAATTCATGAAGGTGAATGGGGCACTGAGAGATCCATCATTTCATGGAACTATGTTTACG ATGGCAAGGCTTGTGTTGCTAAGGAGATTATTGAAGACATTGACAAAGAAGACAATAAGATGAGCTTTAGAGTGTTGGAAGGAGACCTGCTGAACCACTACAAGAGCTTCAAGTTCTTGCTTCATGTTGTTCCCAAGAAAGAGGGAGGAAGCATGGTGCACTGGACCATAGAATATGAGAAGATCAATGACAACACTTCTGATCCTCACACTTTGTTGCAGTTGGTAGTTGATATGAGTAAACAGATTGAAGCTCACCTGTTGAAAAAGTGA
- the LOC112712901 gene encoding probable pectate lyase 8, which produces MASILSHFLLPIFLATLFSLNPTYGAKQSKIIGIKMNVIDRCWRRDPQWRSHRAQLANCSIGYAGKMMNNIGSDLIYYEVIDPSDDPINPKPGTLRYGASVIQEKVWITFKSDMKITLAKPLLISSFTAIDGRGTNVHIARNACFMIFKATNVIIHNVRIHDCKAQAPGLVMGPNGKVISLGQVDGDAIRLVTASKIWIDHNTLQDCEDGLLDVTRGSTDVTVSNNWFRNQDKVMLLGHDDGYIRDQNMKVTVVYNHFGPNCNQRMPRIRHGYAHVANNLYQGWMQYAIGGSMGPSLKSQSNLFIAPESENKEVTWRKGNSENGNMWEFHSVGDAFENGASFTVTKGGRVPKPNYSEEQYFKVLDAKSVRFLTRSSGVL; this is translated from the exons ATGGCTAGtatcctttctcactttcttttgcCCATTTTTCTTGCCACCCTTTTCTCTCTAAACCCTACTTATGGTGCCAAGCAATCCAAAATAATTGGCATAAAAATGAATGTGATTGATCGGTGCTGGAGACGGGATCCTCAATGGAGGAGCCACCGCGCGCAACTCGCAAACTGCTCCATTGGCTATGCTGGCAAGATGATGAACAACATTGGCAGTGACCTCATCTATTATGAAGTTATAGACCCTAGTGATGACCCCATAAACCCTAAGCCAGGTACCTTGCGATATGGAGCTTCTGTGATTCAAGAAAAAGTTTGGATCACATTTAAAAGTGACATGAAAATTACATTGGCAAAACCCCTTCTTATTAGTAGCTTTACCGCCATTGATGGCCGCGGTACCAACGTCCACATTGCTCGTAACGCATGCTTTATGATCTTTAAG GCGACGAACGTAATAATCCACAACGTTCGGATCCATGATTGTAAAGCACAAGCTCCGGGATTGGTGATGGGTCCAAATGGGAAGGTGATTTCATTAGGTCAAGTTGATGGCGATGCCATTAGACTAGTCACTGCTTCGAAGATTTGGATTGATCATAATACACTTCAAGATTGTGAAGATGGTCTTCTTGATGTTACACGGGGTTCCACTGATGTCACCGTCTCCAATAACTGGTTCCGGAACCAAGATAAGGTTATGCTTCTTGGGCATGATGATGGATATATTAGAGATCAGAATATGAAAGTTACTGTTGTCTACAATCATTTTGGACCAAATTGTAACCAGCGTATGCCAAG gATCCGTCATGGATATGCACATGTAGCAAACAATCTTTATCAGGGATGGATGCAATATGCTATTGGTGGAAGCATGGGACCTAGCCTCAAAAGCCAATCTAATCTCTTTATAGCACCCGAATCTGAGAACAAGGag GTGACATGGAGAAAAGGCAACAGCGAAAATGGGAACATGTGGGAATTCCATTCAGTTGGGGATGCTTTTGAAAATGGAGCTTCTTTCACGGTAACAAAAGGAGGACGTGTGCCAAAGCCAAATTATAGTGAGGAACAATATTTTAAGGTTCTTGATGCTAAATCTGTTAGATTTTTGACAAGATCCTCTGGCGTACTATGA